From the Carya illinoinensis cultivar Pawnee chromosome 4, C.illinoinensisPawnee_v1, whole genome shotgun sequence genome, one window contains:
- the LOC122307868 gene encoding uncharacterized protein LOC122307868, with protein MASERHNDKTMRKLPEDDESPVVKQEEDFGNNIERGTKPNNVLPTSEHEVPDPSKKNETEGRLHSKNHEEIPSDRPQFQGGKDSVPQQKEKIDMLLKEHKANNGRTQDSDPSKRIATEEAKLTSNYTATKNTPLPLYRPGENTSTFPNNVNPSDKKKDPGNCCPCCSIL; from the exons ATGGCCAGTGAACGCCATAACGACAAGACCATGCGCAAGCTCCCTGAAGATGATGAAAGCCCAGTagtaaaacaagaagaagattTCGGCAACAATATCGAAAGAGGCACAAAGCCCAATAACG TTTTGCCAACAAGCGAGCATGAAGTTCCTGACCCTTCAAAAAAGAATGAGACTGAAGGCCGGCTCCATTCAAAAAATCATGAAGAGATCCCATCGGATAGACCTCAATTTCAAGGTGGAAAGGATAGCGTTCCACAACAAAAGGAGAAAATAG ATATGCTGCTGAAGGAGCATAAAGCTAACAATGGAAGAACCCAAGACTCTGACCCTTCAAAAAGGATCGCAACTGAAGAGGCCAAGCTGACATCTAATTATACAGCCACAAAAAATACACCTTTGCCGTTGTATAGACCAGGTGAAAACACTTCGACCTTCCCCAACAACGTCAATCCATCggataaaaaaaaag ACCCAGGAAATTGCTGTCCCTGCTGCTCCATATTGTAA